A single Elaeis guineensis isolate ETL-2024a chromosome 15, EG11, whole genome shotgun sequence DNA region contains:
- the LOC105058818 gene encoding ATP-dependent RNA helicase-like protein DB10, with translation MTAAASRSSSKGPRYAPEDPTLPKPWRGLIDGNTGYLYFWNPKTNITQYERPLAESFPPSSPETLGSSFHQQQQQPPSSSGHRGSHEYEGSRDDQYPDARGGHSPSLNGLAQVGHGSSSHGHNAQSSRAAAQGHGLLEGRGGSSAEAYRRQHEITVTGDDVPVPFTSFESTGFPSEILREVHRAGFSAPTPIQAQSWPIALNSRDIVAIAKTGSGKTLGYLIPGFIHLKHLHNDSKMGPTVLVLSPTRELATQIQDEAVKFGRSSRISCVCLYGGASKGPQLRDLDRGADVVVATPGRLNDILEMRRVSLHQVSYLVLDEADRMLDMGFEPQIRKIVKEIPARRQTLMFTATWPKEVRKIAADLLVNSVQVNIGNIDELVANKSIIQYVEVITPMEKSRRLEQILRSQEPGSRIIIFCSTKRMCDQLARNLTRQFGAAAIHGDKSQVERDWVLSQFRMGKSPILVATDVAARGLDIKDIRVVINYDFPTGVEDYVHRIGRTGRAGASGVAYTFFCDQDSKYASDLVKVLEGAGQHVPSELLDMVSRGGYGGKSRRWGSGARDGGRSHGGLAGSSYGGKNGWGLPLSSGWSESFRGGGGGNGDHGSSHDRYGYGGQDDRRDRGSGGGRAQSRRSISPSPPRGTGGCDDSRGRSWNRGCSRSRSRSRSCSRGLSTASLVHRQSPPPRKEPPMTNYSTSDRVHSPTPYFQQQQLGLPEHNKDMREAQLDHSPSLQKERPLSLDEHTDAVWERHCHSGEPKGHRLDNGEEEEEGIIQANEDGIVPLVLVTDA, from the exons ATGACTGCAGCGGCGTCCAGGTCGTCCTCCAAAGGCCCGCGCTATGCGCCCGAGGACCCCACGCTGCCTAAGCCTTGGAGAGGCCTGATCGATGGGAACACGGGCTACCTCTATTTCTGGAATCCCAAGACCAACATCACCCAGTACGAGCGGCCCCTAGCGGAGTCATTCCCACCCTCTTCCCCAGAAACCCTTGGTTCCTCCTTCcaccagcagcagcagcagccgccctCTTCTTCTGGCCACCGAGGCTCTCACGAGTATGAAGGGTCACGAGACGATCAG TATCCTGATGCTAGAGGTGGCCACTCTCCTTCACTGAATGGCTTGGCCCAAGTTGGACATGGATCATCTAGTCATGGGCACAATGCACAAAGTTCAAGGGCAGCTGCACAAGGACATGGACTACTGGAAGGACGAGGCGGTTCATCCGCAGAAGCCTATCGCCGTCAGCATGAAATAACTGTCACT GGAGATGATGTCCCAGTTCCATTCACGTCATTTGAGTCCACAGGTTTTCCCTCAGAAATTCTCAGAGAG GTACACCGTGCAGGATTCTCAGCACCTACACCAATCCAGGCTCAGTCATGGCCAATTGCTTTAAACAGTCGGGACATCGTTGCCATTGCAAAAACTGGATCAGGAAAAACATTAGGATATCTTATTCCAGGGTTCATTCATCTCAAGCACCTCCATAATGATTCTAAGATGGGCCCGACAGTGTTGGTTCTGTCACCAACAAGGGAGCTGGCAACGcagatacaagatgaagctgtgaAGTTTGGTAGATCATCAAGAATATCATGCGTG TGTTTATATGGAGGTGCTTCAAAAGGTCCTCAGCTGAGAGATTTGGACCGAGGAGCAGATGTTGTAGTTGCTACACCTGGAAGGTTGAATGACATTCTGGAGATGAGAAGAGTGAGTCTCCATCAAGTTTCATATTTGGTTCTCGATGAGGCTGACCGTATGCTAGACATGGGTTTTGAGCCACAGATACGGAAAATTGTAAAAGAGATTCCAGCACGTCGCCAGACTCTAATGTTCACTGCTACATGGCCAAAAGAAGTTCGGAAAATAGCTGCAGATTTACTGGTTAATTCTGTTCAGGTCAACATTGGTAACATTGATGAATTAGTTGCAAATAAATCTATCATCCAG TATGTGGAAGTAATTACACCTATGGAGAAAAGTAGACGGCTTGAGCAGATCTTGCGATCACAAGAACCAGGCTCCAGAATTATAATATTCTGTTCTACAAAGAGGATGTGTGATCAGCTTGCTAGGAACCTTACTCGTCAGTTTGGTGCTGCTGCTATTCATGGTGACAAGTCTCAGGTTGAGAGAGACTGGGTCTTGAGCCAATTTCGGATGGGAAAGTCTCCCATACTCGTGGCTACTGATGTTGCTGCTCGTGGATTGGACATTAAGGACATCAG GGTCGTGATCAATTACGACTTCCCAACAGGAGTTGAAGACTATGTTCACAGGATTGGGAGAACAGGTAGGGCAGGTGCTAGTGGAGTGGCCTACACATTTTTCTGCGACCAGGATTCGAAATATGCATCAGATCTTGTCAAAGTGCTGGAGGGTGCTGGCCAGCATGTTCCTTCAGAGTTACTGGATATGGTGTCACGTGGTGGATATGGTGGCAAGTCTCGCCGTTGGGGTTCTGGTGCTCGTGATGGCGGCCGTTCCCATGGTGGACTTGCTGGTTCCAGCTATGGTGGGAAAAATGGTTGGGGCTTGCCACTGTCTTCAGGTTGGTCAGAAAGTTtccgtggtggtggtggtggaaaTGGGGATCATGGGTCCTCACATGACAG GTATGGCTATGGTGGTCAAGACGATCGACGTGATAGAGGGTCAGGGGGAGGTAGAGCCCAGAGCCGCCGGAGTATTAGCCCGAGCCCCCCCAGGGGAACTGGAGGATGCGATGATAGCCGCGGTAGAAGCTGGAATCGAGGTTGCAGTCGGAGTAGGAGTCGTAGTCGCAGTTGCAGCCGTGGCCTCAGCACAGCCAGCCTAGTGCATAGGCAGTCACCGCCGCCAAGGAAGGAGCCTCCAATGACCAACTATAGCACTAGCGATCGTGTTCATTCGCCGACACCATACTTTCAACAGCAGCAGCTGGGATTGCCGGAACACAACAAGGACATGAGGGAGGCTCAACTTGATCACTCTCCTAGCCTGCAGAAGGAGAGACCTCTATCGCTGGACGAGCATACAGATGCTGTATGGGAAAGACATTGCCATTCTGGGGAGCCAAAAGGACATCGACTTGACaatggagaagaggaggaagagggtaTCATTCAAGCGAACGAGGATGGCATCGTTCCCTTGGTGTTGGTCACGGATGCCTAA